The sequence GTTAATCACGCTGCTTAAGGAAGAGGACTGGAAAGCGACCCTCGCATAATCTCCCCATGGCCTTCCCAAATAATATGCTCCACTTGTCACAGTCTTGCCGGGAGCGGCTGCGATTGTGGCTTTATTGAACACATAATAACTAGACGTATCCGATGAACGCCCAGACGCCGTGACATATCCGATAGACGCGGGGAGTACTCCAATAGTGCACTTCTCAAACCAGGCATTGGCTGATTGGCCAAAGATAAAATCTGTGGCGCCTTCAATGTAGCAAGCTGAATAGAGCTGGGCGCCGGTTTCTGCAAGCACGGTATCTTGAAAGCCTCTGAAAGAACATGCGTAATATCCTTGGTTCTGTTTATTCAAGTTAGAAGCTACTTTAATGTTAGCATATAAGCTATATCTTACCCCAGCGTTAGCGCTCAATGCCAGGGCCTGACTGCCGCTGCCATATGAGTTGACAACATTTACGTTATATAGCTTGAAATTTGTTGTCTCGACTCTCAGTGTACCTGTGCTGTCATCGTTTGGCTCATTTGCTAAACTGTGAGCTGAGGTAATTGTAACGACATTCGAGGAGTATGATGCCGTGTTTTGAGTATAGCCATATATGGTGAGCGGTCCGGTGAGCTTATTAATTGTAACCTGCTCGTTGTAGGTACCAGGGTTGATGAAAATGATTTGTTCTTGAGATGTCGACTTAAGCGCATTTACAGCCGCTTGAATCGTTGCATAATGTCCAGAACCAACAACAAGTGCGCCAGCCGGAGGAGTGGTTCTGCCAGCCGCGAGAGCTCTCGCTGTGAAAGTGAAGAAAGCGGAGAGAATAGCAAGGGGCTTCatcttttatatagctaattattTCAAGGCTATAATCTTTACCTACAACATCCTAGGGCCCATCAAGACTAGGTGTGGCCAACGAGGACAATTTATACTTCACACAAGCACCTCCCCACTTCTACTTAGCCACCCTAAGACCCTtcaaatttaatttactccATTGTATCTGGTTTCAATGCCATAATCGTAATCGAAACAAAAAGCTTGTTTGAGCATACTATAGACGTTGAACATTTTGCTTCAAGTTGAGCGGAGTGGTGGCTACTTACATTCTTGATCCGCCCCAATTAGAGTTGAGCACACGCAGCTCATGTTTACCGGAACTACTCTATTAAACCCAATATGCAGTCTCGGTATTATTGTCcgagaagaaaacaagggcTGAGAATGGACGGCATATTATGGGGCGCCGGCTTTCAAAAGCAATGGGATATCAGGCTAATTGGTATCAATGACTTCTTCAGACATATTTCTGCTCTCAATACAAAACATGCTCGAAATTTATCGAAACGCTCCTTGTGGACGCAGTCATTGAAGATCGATAGAGTTGACAGGTATAGTCGCTTTTCACGTAAGCCCGAGAGGCAACTGTTGCCTTGTCTCATTGAGCAAGTTCTCAGCACAAGAGACGTAGGCCACAGAACGAAGTTAAAAACTGTTTGTTGGTAATCAATGCAAAGGCATCATTTAAACCAGCGCAAATTGAAAATTCCTCAGCTCTTCTTACGCCATACAAATGTCCTGCGTTTCGTGGCATATTCTTGCGGACTATGTTTCGCGGCCTTCGGTGCACGGACTTTAGGGGGAGCGTTTCATATATGGTCCCGTCAAGGACTTGGTAAgattacggagtacaaggTCTACCATTGTTCAAATTAAGGCTACAAATTCGGAGCCATGCGGTTAAAGCATTTTCCGGTGCAACAGTTTAGATTCATGCCTATTATGTCAGCATCCGActctattttaaaatttaagttgAAAAACGTATATCATTTAGCTATATGTTGCTCTTATGAAACCCCGATCTATACTATGAATCGTCTCAACTAAACAAGCCTAATTGTTTGGGTTAAGGAGAATACCCAGTACCGTTTACGCTAAGCTCAGTGGAGCGAACATAATAACGCATCGACAAATTACCAAAAATAGCGTGGCGCGTATAGATGGAGGACACATCGCTATAAACtgactattataaaagcgaGTATAATCCAATGGTAAAGAATATACATTTTTATATATGAAGATTGGTCACGCCGACTTGACTGCCTGTAACATCGAAGTCGATATATTTGCCTTGAAACCATGACTGCCCAACTAGCCAGCCCCCAGCTCCAATATTTCCGCCTGTAATGGTAGCAGTACAattgttgttgccgttgtctTCCATCTTGAAGGCCTCAGGTTCGATAAAGAATGTTTGAGAGCTATTTCCAATTTGGAATCCTATGTGCGGGGGAGAATCGCAAGGGTAATATCCAAATAGAGTGCCGTCGCAGCCTATAGCATCTCTCGTGAAACTCTGAATCCCAAGTTTGTCAAAGAGCGCTTTAACCATCGTACGATTACCAATAATCTTGAGACATTAGTAAGTATGTCTGTCGACTattaaaacaaaagcaagGTAAAGGATACACTCACATTTGAAGTTCCACTGTCCAAGAACATGGACTGTTGAACACCAACATCAAGTATATCCAATGGTAATCCACCTTGAATAATCCATTGCTGACCGTATATAGGAGCTGTTGCCATGTCTCCACTTAGAAGACTACGATCAACGCCACCCAGGCTTAAACTACCTGTCCCAGAGGTCTCAAGACCTAAGCCGAATCGGCACTCATCCACCTGACCCTCATCGCACAAATGTTGAAAGAAGGGGGTGCCGCCAAATGAAGAATCGTCTGCTGATTCTCCTAGCAAGCCAATAATGCCTTGGCCGGGAAATTTGGTTATAGTATCGTTATTTGGTTGCGGAATATCCATGACAGTCCCAATTGACTGATTCGTGGCTGTATAAGGACCGACTATTAGCTTATCAGTGACCACATGGCTTTTAAGTATCATTTCGCCACATCCGTCTGGCTTTGTAGTAATGAACGACATTGAGACTGTCTGGTTGACAGTATGAGATTCAGATGACGGTTTGTAAAGATCTGGATTGACATAGATATCGCTAGATCCAGTATCAATTAACAGAGACAAGTCAATAGCGTCTCCAGCTGTGAAATTCCCAAACCAAAAGCCTTCCCCAAATACAAGGGGTATTGTGAGTAGAGGCTTGCTTGAGCCATTATCTTTGGTTCGGGTTGCCGCACAGCCTAACCCCAAGGCAAATGGGAATAACAAAAGGGCTCTCATTGAGACTGTAATTATTTCGCTCCAGAGCTTTCAATGGTTTTGAGTGTACGAATTAAAATGCACTTTGTAAAAAGAAGATCTTGAGTTTCAATCTTAATAACTTGCTTTGAATAGGGGTCTTCTACATGGATAGAGCATAGCCTCACCATGGATATGCATAGCCTCAATAAGGAGCAGATCGGCTATAACTAAAACACATAGAACACGAGTTCCAACATTGAGCCTAAATAAGTAAATGCCGAAAAGAACTATAAACAGGGGGGGCACAAATCGGCACATTAAAGACCCATGCTCAGTCTTAGGAAATTTAGGCTtcatattaaagataaagttcTTCTATAGTGTACCAAGACCTCGGCACCCATTATATGTTACTTAACTTATGTTAATTAACTAATGGGAACGTTATCATTTCCTAGTTGCCGTTATTGGTGAGAGTAACCCCGTTAAGATAATTCGAATACAATGTAATGAATTTTCTACTACCATTATATGACTTATGTAATATAACTCCCTTGATGAAAATTGCGGAGTACATTTGCTTATCGATTACTGTCACAAGCTGACGCCCTTGAATTCATGGTTTGGAGTGTTCAATGATATGTACTGCAAAGAGTATAACATATCGACAAATATGGCGTAGTGCGTGTAGATGGAGGACACCTACAGCAATAATTGATTGTCATTACCAACGAACTTCTCGCAGATAGCTAATCAGTAGAGAGTACAAAGAGTGTTTCAAATTTGACATTCTACAAGTTGTAACAAGGTAGTCCATTCAACTAAGATGTACACAAGAAATTACAAAATACGGTTTATACTACTAAGTGAAAGATATGGCACTACCACCCAAGTTTCTAACACAAAAGATAAATGATTCTAGAATTCAGCAACATGAGTCTGAAGAGGTCACACAACTGTCCCCTCTGGACGGTGATTACGCTTGGATCATTGCTGTTTCTTGCTTTACTCGTAATGCCTTTCTATGGGTTATGACAGCCGTAAAAAGTCTCACTTCATCCCCTCAGCTAAGTTCATGGTCTGGCAACTGATAGAAATATAAGACGTTCTGCATTTACCTATCGGGGTACAGGCGCTCTAATATGTTTTTCAGACGCCAGGCCATTCGCATTGGCTTTATCAACGGCCATGATTTCAACTGCGCTATGTTCCTTGTGTTTCTAGTCACACACCATGTTCATCGACttgatatatacatgtatgcccCCTGCTATTGGGATGTGTCCTCCAATCTTCTAGATGCATTGCTGCATCATTTGCATTATGTTCATGTTACTTATACCTCACACAGTGAACCATGATTGGCGGCGGCATTGGATGAATCATTATTCCCAGCACCGCCATTTTGTCGCAGTGATTCTCAAAGCGCTGCACCATCGCCAGCGGCATAAGTTCCGC comes from Trichoderma asperellum chromosome 3, complete sequence and encodes:
- a CDS encoding uncharacterized protein (MEROPS:MER0003040~EggNog:ENOG41) gives rise to the protein MDIPQPNNDTITKFPGQGIIGLLGESADDSSFGGTPFFQHLCDEGQVDECRFGLGLETSGTGSLSLGGVDRSLLSGDMATAPIYGQQWIIQGGLPLDILDVGVQQSMFLDSGTSNIIGNRTMVKALFDKLGIQSFTRDAIGCDGTLFGYYPCDSPPHIGFQIGNSSQTFFIEPEAFKMEDNGNNNCTATITGGNIGAGGWLVGQSWFQGKYIDFDVTGSQVGVTNLHI
- a CDS encoding uncharacterized protein (CAZy:CE8~SECRETED:SignalP(1-19)), with protein sequence MKPLAILSAFFTFTARALAAGRTTPPAGALVVGSGHYATIQAAVNALKSTSQEQIIFINPGTYNEQVTINKLTGPLTIYGYTQNTASYSSNVVTITSAHSLANEPNDDSTGTLRVETTNFKLYNVNVVNSYGSGSQALALSANAGNQGYYACSFRGFQDTVLAETGAQLYSACYIEGATDFIFGQSANAWFEKCTIGVLPASIGYVTASGRSSDTSSYYVFNKATIAAAPGKTVTSGAYYLGRPWGDYARVAFQSSSLSSVINGAGWHIWNTGDERTDHVSFGEYGNSGAGASGTRASFATKLSSPLAIGSILGSSYASQHYVDTSYL